Below is a window of Burkholderia cepacia DNA.
CGTGATCCTGATGAAGCGGCGCGGCATCGACACGTCCGCGCATCGCTCGGTGCAGTTGAACGCAAACGACATCAAGCATTCCGACGTGATCCTGACGATGACCGACAAGCACAAGGAGAAGGTGCTCGCGCTCTATCCGTCGGCCGCCGGCAAGGTGTTCACGCTCGCCGAGTATGCGTCCGGGAAGCACCTCGACGTGCCCGATGCCTGGGGCAAGCCGATGGATTTCTACGAGGCGGTGACCGCGCAGCTCGACACGTACATCCCGGCCGCGCTCGACAAGGTCGCGACGGCCGCGCCGGCGAAGCAGTAACGCACGAAGGCCTGTCGGCTCGCCGGAAGCACGGCGTGCCGGCAGGTCTGCTGTTCGCGAACGTCCTCCTCGCTCTGGTTCGCCCATCCTTTTATGTAGCTTATAAGCTATAATTGCGTTCAAGATCGAACTGGAACCGGAGGCAATCATGACCAAACTCAAAGGCGCGGTATCGCACCACGACGCGGAAGTTGCCGAACTCGGCGCCGACCGCGAACTCGCAGTGGCCTATCTGCGCGTCGCGATGGAATCGCTCGACGATCCCGACAATCGTGCGGCCGGCCTGCTCGCGCTGCGCACGGTCGCGGAAGCCTACGGCGGGCTCGGCGCGGTCGCGGCCGAAGCCGGCATCAGCCGCGAATCGCTGTATCGCACGCTGTCCCCGAACGGCAACCCGACGCTGAAGACCCTGCTCGCGGTGCTCAAGACCGTCGGCCTGCGCCTGTCCGTCGTCCCCGCGCAGCCCGCGCACGCATGAGCGCCCCCTTCCCGCTCACGGCCTGACCATCCACACGAGCAGCATCTCGGCCGGCGCGGCCGTCATCCCCGCCGGCGGACGCTCGATCGTCGGCTCGACCGCCAGCGCCTGCGCGATCGCTGCCGCGTCGTCGATCGTCGTCGTGCGCACGATCGTCATCAGGCGCGCCGGCCGGTGCAGCGCCTCGCGATACAGCGCGCCGTACCACAGCGGCCGCATGCCGAGCGCGTCCTGCAGCACGTACGGATAGCGCCACAGCCGCAGTACGAGGCGACTGTCCGGGTGGGCCGGATCGACGCGCACGAACACCCGGCGGGTGCTTTCGCCGTGCGTGTAGCGCGGCAGCACGGGCAGCGTATCGGCCGGCGCCTGCGGCAACAGCCAGCGCAGCGCGGTGGCCGGCGACCACGGCGTCGCGCGCTGCCAGCCGGCCTGCGCGAGATGCCGGTCGAGCGTGTCCGATGTCGCACTCCATTGCAGCGGCAGATATTCCTCGCGGTCGCCGCCGATCTCGGTGCGCCGCGTCGGCACGCGCTGCCACCCGCCGCGCAACCACTGGTCGACGGTCATCGCGACCACGTCGCCGACATGCGGGCGCGCCGCGCGATCGAGCTGCCATTGCGCAGGGATCGTCCATACGCCGGCCGTCGCGAGCACCACGAGCACCGCGACGAGCGCACCCCGCGGCTGCACATGCTCGCGCACGCGCCAGTACGCATACGCGCCGGCGAGCAGCGCGAACCAGGCCAGCCCGAGGCTCCATCCGCCGAGCAGCCCCGACAGCCAGGTATCGCCGACGTACAGCCGCGCGAAACCGCCGAGCACGATCCACAACACGACCGCCGTCACGACCGGAATGCGCCACAGCGCGGGCCGGTCGCGCGTGATCACCCAGCCGAGGCCGCTGCTCGCGAGGATCGCAAACGCGGCATCCGCATCGGGCAGCGGTACGTGCGGCGCGCCGGGCGGCAGGCTCGCGGGTGTCGCGCCCGGCACGAGCGCGCCGAACGCCGGTACGAGCACGACGGCGACACCGACCGTCGCGAGCCACCACGCGGCAGTCAGCCAGCAGCGATGGATCATCAGCCAGACCAGAAACGCGGCCGCGACGATCAGCCCCGTATCGTGCCCGTGCAGCACGGCAAGCGCACTCATCGCGGCGTCGACGGGCGGGGTGCGCAGGTTCTGCAGGAACGCATACAGCGCGATGTCCGCGTGCATCAGCGGATCGTTCGCGACGACGTCCTGCACGATCCCCGCGAACAGCCACACGCAGCCGACGAACAGCAGCGCGAGCACGGGCACCGCGCCCGGCAGGCCGCGCACATAAGCGATCGCGTCGTGCAGCCGCGCGCCGAAGCGCGGCCAGCGGCGCGCGCATGCGTGCACGGCTTCGACGAGCGCGCGGCGCAGCAACGGCCAGCCGCGCCGCAGCGCGACGCGTACGCCGATCCACACGAGCGCGACCAGGGCGGCCACGACCAGCAGGATCGCGGCAACCCGCACGCTGATCGCCGCGGCCAGCGCGGCCGACGCGCCGAACAGGATGCCCGGCGCGACATGTACGGGCGCCCACACGAGCGCCGACACGACGTTGACCGGATAGAACGACCGGCGCGGCAGCGTCGCGCAGCCGACGACGACCGGCACGACCGCACGCACCGGTGCGAGGAAGCGGGCGAGCACGATGCTCTTCATCCCGTGACGCAGCACGAACTCCTCGCCGCGCGCGTACGCGTTCGCATAGCCAAAGCGCGCCCACACGTTGCGGATCATCCCGCGATAGTGCCGCCCGAGCTCGTAGCTGATCCCGTCGCCGACCACCGCGCCGACGGCCGCGACGCCGATCGTCGTCCACCCGTCGAGCGCGCCGGCGCCGATCAGCGCACCGGCCGCGAACATCACCGCGCCGGCCGGCACCACCGTGCCGATCAGCGCGATCGCCTCGGCGCACGCCGTCACGAACACGATCGCCAGCACGAGCAGCGGATGCGCGCCGATCGCGCCGATCCACGCGTGGATCGTGTCGCTCATCGCACGCCCCGTGGCGAAACGATCCGGCAGGCGAACACCGGATCGGCGATGGCAGGGGGAATGGTCATGGCGGAGTGCGCGCGGTCGCGCCGGCGTAAGCGGTCAATCTAACTCGTGCTGCCGCGCATCGACCTCGAGCGGCGCATCGTGGTAGCCGACCGTCGCGATCTCCTGCAGATAGCGCGCCAGAAATGCGCCGATCGACCCGGCGGCCTCGTACTGATGCACGTGACGGAATTCGTGGGTCAGCAGGCGGCGCGTGTCCTGCCCGCGCAGCACGTACACCGCATGGCCGAGCGTCAGGCCGATCGTCCCCGGCGACAGCAGCCCCGTGTCGCGGGCGATCGCAGCCAGCGACGGCGTCTCGGGGAACGGCATGCGATCGACGATCACGACTCGGATCCGTTCCGGCCGGGCAACGCCCACCGTGCGTGCATCGTCGGCCTGTGCCGCCGTCAGCGGCGTGCCCTGCGCGATCCCGCGCGCCGCCTCCGCTTCAGCCCACGCGACGGCGGCAGGCAACGCGGACGGCAGGATATCGGCAAGGTCAATCATCGCAGTGCTCCCCGGTGGGTGTAGTGGCATCGGGCACCAGTTTAGTCCCGATTCGTAGCGGTTCGAGGCGCGGTTCGCGTCGCGCCGCGCCGGTCCATCCCAGGCATGGCGATGATCAGGGAATACCCTTATCTTCGCGTACTACCCGCCGTGCCCTTTCCCGTCGATTATTTCGTTTCAGTACACATTCCGCGACCAGCTATCTCGAAAATTTCCCGGATGAGTACCGTTTTCGGATTCGACGGAATATATTGGTCAGAAGAACAGCCGCGGCGATAACCGGACAAGCAGTTCGCGGCGTGATCCCGAAGAGGACCGCTAGATGATCAGGGTAATTCTGGCTGACGATCACGCAGTCATGCGGGACGGACTGCGTTACATCCTGGAGATGGCCGGCGGTTTCGAGATCGTCGGCGAGGCGAGCGACGGCTCGGCCACGCTCGCGCTCGCCGAACGCGCCGCCGCCGACGTGCTGCTGCTCGACCTGTCGATGCCCGCGCCGACCGGCATCGAGCTGATCCGGCTGATCAAGAGCCATGCGCCGTCGCTGCGCACGCTCGTGCTGACGATGCACGCCGAGGCGCAGTACGCCGCGCGCGCGTTCAAGGCCGGCGCCACCGGCTACCTGACGAAGGACAGCGCGACCGCCGAGCTCGTCGAAGCGGTCGGCAAGGTCGCGGCGGGCGGCATCTACGTGAGCCCGTCGGCAGCCGAAAGCCTCGCGCGCACGCTGCGCGCGCCGGCACTGACATTGCCGCACGAGCGGCTGTCCAACCGCGAACTCGACGTGATGCGCCGCATCGTCGCCGGCCAGACCGTCACGCAGATCGCTTCCGAACTCGCGCTGAGCGCGAAAACG
It encodes the following:
- a CDS encoding protein tyrosine phosphatase, encoding MKRRHTLNALALLCCVGIQCATSAFADEPKKVAFVDTGNTGRSVMAEAIAGQLIAQRHAHIAVISRAVDEDPYDEKPEENGVILMKRRGIDTSAHRSVQLNANDIKHSDVILTMTDKHKEKVLALYPSAAGKVFTLAEYASGKHLDVPDAWGKPMDFYEAVTAQLDTYIPAALDKVATAAPAKQ
- a CDS encoding DNA-binding protein, producing MTKLKGAVSHHDAEVAELGADRELAVAYLRVAMESLDDPDNRAAGLLALRTVAEAYGGLGAVAAEAGISRESLYRTLSPNGNPTLKTLLAVLKTVGLRLSVVPAQPAHA
- a CDS encoding LssY C-terminal domain-containing protein translates to MSDTIHAWIGAIGAHPLLVLAIVFVTACAEAIALIGTVVPAGAVMFAAGALIGAGALDGWTTIGVAAVGAVVGDGISYELGRHYRGMIRNVWARFGYANAYARGEEFVLRHGMKSIVLARFLAPVRAVVPVVVGCATLPRRSFYPVNVVSALVWAPVHVAPGILFGASAALAAAISVRVAAILLVVAALVALVWIGVRVALRRGWPLLRRALVEAVHACARRWPRFGARLHDAIAYVRGLPGAVPVLALLFVGCVWLFAGIVQDVVANDPLMHADIALYAFLQNLRTPPVDAAMSALAVLHGHDTGLIVAAAFLVWLMIHRCWLTAAWWLATVGVAVVLVPAFGALVPGATPASLPPGAPHVPLPDADAAFAILASSGLGWVITRDRPALWRIPVVTAVVLWIVLGGFARLYVGDTWLSGLLGGWSLGLAWFALLAGAYAYWRVREHVQPRGALVAVLVVLATAGVWTIPAQWQLDRAARPHVGDVVAMTVDQWLRGGWQRVPTRRTEIGGDREEYLPLQWSATSDTLDRHLAQAGWQRATPWSPATALRWLLPQAPADTLPVLPRYTHGESTRRVFVRVDPAHPDSRLVLRLWRYPYVLQDALGMRPLWYGALYREALHRPARLMTIVRTTTIDDAAAIAQALAVEPTIERPPAGMTAAPAEMLLVWMVRP
- a CDS encoding response regulator; this translates as MIRVILADDHAVMRDGLRYILEMAGGFEIVGEASDGSATLALAERAAADVLLLDLSMPAPTGIELIRLIKSHAPSLRTLVLTMHAEAQYAARAFKAGATGYLTKDSATAELVEAVGKVAAGGIYVSPSAAESLARTLRAPALTLPHERLSNRELDVMRRIVAGQTVTQIASELALSAKTVSTYKTRILEKMELPHEAALVRYAVRHDLDPGANDA